In Paraburkholderia flava, one genomic interval encodes:
- a CDS encoding type I restriction enzyme subunit R domain-containing protein codes for MGHGFKEEDFQHGVFLPFLTGHGHDQLGWILGKPSDIDSGNWVVPVDLLSFLRAGNPLNEAAFEKVVGEFASDDECAQAFIEEALLPKIAALPNAAFVLRESIVFRAQSFSLWNEEPRAGAEEAATTLFARNAMRVIPEATFERLFPLTGKRIRRRPDCVFFVNGVYFAYAELKTAQTGQTAATHGRKKIAHNCVEAALAVLGEARERWAESGGKWPGFRSRSMPAAEKNRIRQDVCLYEKPVHISCLDMGSLMLLQDLEWLLPEVDDAIERNDRIAIEAGIPDRLVDSFARAADMREKSPSAALADHLASLFAAGDGVDREMFFFNQSRTSRTTTGIELLLPRPAQRAMLFQTIRRVRELYREEDQPKISEAVVRARLTVDLPDLNPAKIEQIVNETSLYRNGAESHSVLLQGAAGLGKTNVIVWLAQALADMLDPRSKASAPLFDLCVLLTDRTELRKNVAEEAGRLRATKEIVAEAETFEQLRSALVGGTRVVVVNIHKFPSVQRLAKDDPALNELLQRKRVAFVIDEVHRSQSGVLHDATVEVFDQWGTIRPVGAKRNLLIGLTATPKDEILARIGEWRAPSGPGDDIRWAPYFAYTMTQAIRDKVILNPIQNVVRFDDHVVYAITDSISKIGQGVELRAPSADEIYENPNRQRLVAKKAALVFAAKTMMAVRPVGGRTLGEGKALFASYSIRAAIAYQVLIKEELEALASDARFSEHAETLRSMPVLVLYTDKQGEPSCASKNEGRNQEQIIDEFRRKGIESVAGLKIRNSIVVVVDKLLTGFDEPTLHTVFIDRGMDDVLLFQTACRVNRMRKWKNDCLIVDFSHDGVVSKNLPKVFAKYGGIAVSDLDAMDLMEKMNAAYCGFFKDRDLELHWKTWKATLAGGKDATGAKGLSDFLDQLAASDIVRAAHLRKMGTAWLSSRLRLRGILDFDRAELKRHNDDLRVAFAEQVVSHLYAKTKDADERVGAVFDIDMVEESEGWGLDEIPENKKKERLKDLAARNNLPQSVAAIAQSLDALELLVALQLTEEQKLDLIEKLKDFLLALFGAMDAVGEKKNKDVHRKLIEAMALNGDDYSWEDRFSKFKELLDGAVLQPKIYAHPNRKAFMGPLMRRAELVMADYEEWIVRGGSRLAAG; via the coding sequence ATGGGGCACGGCTTCAAAGAAGAGGATTTCCAGCACGGTGTCTTTTTGCCGTTTTTGACGGGCCATGGTCATGACCAGCTTGGCTGGATATTGGGGAAGCCGTCTGACATCGATTCCGGCAATTGGGTCGTGCCAGTCGACCTGCTTAGCTTTCTTCGTGCGGGCAATCCGCTGAACGAAGCGGCGTTCGAAAAAGTGGTCGGGGAATTTGCATCCGACGACGAATGTGCGCAGGCTTTCATTGAGGAAGCGTTGCTCCCAAAGATCGCCGCACTGCCAAACGCGGCGTTCGTTCTTCGAGAATCAATTGTGTTTCGCGCTCAGTCATTTTCTCTCTGGAATGAGGAGCCTCGTGCTGGTGCGGAGGAGGCTGCGACTACCTTGTTCGCTCGCAACGCGATGCGAGTCATCCCAGAAGCGACATTCGAGCGTTTATTCCCTCTAACGGGAAAGCGCATTCGGCGCAGGCCGGATTGTGTGTTCTTTGTCAACGGAGTGTATTTCGCATACGCTGAGCTTAAAACGGCTCAGACAGGGCAAACTGCCGCGACGCACGGCCGCAAGAAGATTGCTCACAATTGCGTGGAGGCGGCCCTGGCCGTTCTCGGCGAAGCGAGGGAGCGATGGGCTGAATCCGGCGGGAAGTGGCCCGGTTTCCGGAGCCGGTCGATGCCTGCGGCCGAAAAGAATCGCATTAGGCAGGATGTCTGCCTGTATGAGAAACCAGTCCATATAAGCTGTCTTGACATGGGCAGCTTAATGCTCCTGCAAGACCTTGAATGGTTGCTGCCCGAGGTGGACGACGCGATAGAGCGCAATGATCGCATCGCCATCGAAGCCGGCATACCGGATCGCCTTGTCGATTCCTTCGCGCGCGCAGCTGATATGCGCGAGAAGTCTCCGAGCGCCGCTTTGGCAGACCATTTGGCATCGCTTTTCGCCGCAGGCGACGGCGTTGACCGCGAGATGTTCTTTTTCAACCAAAGTCGGACGAGTCGCACCACCACCGGCATAGAGCTCCTATTGCCGCGCCCGGCACAGAGGGCCATGCTGTTCCAAACCATACGCCGCGTTCGTGAGCTCTACCGCGAAGAAGATCAGCCGAAGATTAGCGAAGCGGTGGTTCGCGCGCGATTGACCGTCGACCTCCCCGATCTCAATCCAGCAAAAATCGAACAGATAGTCAACGAGACGTCGTTGTATCGGAATGGTGCGGAGTCCCATTCCGTGTTATTGCAGGGAGCGGCGGGCCTTGGCAAGACCAACGTGATTGTTTGGTTAGCCCAGGCGTTGGCGGACATGCTTGATCCGCGCAGCAAGGCCTCCGCGCCACTATTTGACCTTTGTGTCTTGCTGACTGACCGGACGGAGCTTCGAAAGAACGTTGCGGAGGAAGCCGGTCGACTCCGCGCCACTAAGGAAATAGTCGCCGAGGCAGAGACATTCGAGCAACTTCGCTCGGCGTTGGTGGGCGGCACGAGAGTTGTCGTCGTTAACATCCACAAATTTCCGTCAGTGCAACGGCTCGCGAAGGACGACCCGGCGCTCAATGAATTGCTTCAACGCAAACGTGTCGCGTTCGTGATTGACGAGGTTCATCGCTCGCAAAGCGGCGTTTTGCACGACGCGACCGTTGAGGTTTTCGATCAATGGGGGACGATTCGGCCGGTCGGTGCAAAGCGCAATCTTCTCATCGGACTTACGGCGACTCCGAAAGACGAGATTCTTGCGCGCATTGGCGAATGGCGCGCACCAAGCGGCCCAGGCGACGACATTCGATGGGCACCTTACTTTGCCTATACGATGACCCAAGCGATTCGCGATAAGGTAATCCTGAATCCAATCCAAAACGTCGTGCGTTTCGACGACCATGTGGTCTACGCCATAACAGACTCGATTTCAAAAATCGGACAAGGAGTCGAGCTGCGCGCTCCTTCCGCTGATGAGATTTACGAAAACCCGAACCGCCAAAGGCTCGTTGCGAAGAAAGCGGCGCTCGTGTTTGCCGCGAAGACGATGATGGCTGTCCGTCCGGTTGGCGGTCGCACCCTCGGGGAGGGCAAGGCGCTATTTGCGTCCTACTCCATTAGAGCGGCGATCGCTTATCAAGTGTTGATCAAAGAGGAACTTGAGGCACTAGCGTCCGACGCTCGGTTCTCTGAGCACGCCGAGACGTTGAGGAGCATGCCCGTTTTGGTTCTATACACGGACAAGCAAGGCGAACCTAGCTGCGCCTCAAAAAACGAAGGCAGAAATCAAGAGCAAATCATTGATGAGTTTAGGCGAAAAGGCATCGAGAGCGTCGCTGGCCTGAAGATTCGAAACTCAATCGTGGTTGTTGTCGACAAGCTTTTGACAGGATTTGACGAGCCCACGTTACATACCGTGTTCATTGACCGGGGCATGGACGACGTTCTCTTGTTTCAGACCGCGTGCCGAGTGAATCGCATGCGAAAATGGAAAAATGATTGCTTGATTGTGGATTTTTCACACGACGGAGTCGTATCAAAAAACTTGCCTAAGGTCTTCGCCAAATATGGAGGAATCGCGGTGTCGGATCTGGATGCGATGGATCTGATGGAGAAAATGAACGCGGCCTATTGCGGATTCTTCAAAGATCGCGACCTTGAATTGCACTGGAAGACATGGAAAGCAACGTTGGCCGGGGGCAAGGATGCGACCGGGGCAAAGGGACTTTCTGATTTCTTGGATCAACTGGCAGCGAGCGATATTGTTCGCGCAGCCCATCTACGAAAAATGGGCACCGCCTGGCTGTCGAGCCGGTTGAGGTTGCGTGGCATTCTTGATTTCGATCGAGCTGAATTGAAGAGGCATAACGACGATCTTAGAGTTGCTTTTGCCGAGCAAGTAGTCAGTCATCTATACGCGAAAACGAAAGACGCGGACGAGCGCGTTGGAGCGGTCTTCGACATTGATATGGTTGAGGAGTCGGAGGGGTGGGGTCTCGATGAAATTCCAGAAAACAAGAAAAAGGAGCGCCTCAAAGATCTCGCGGCAAGAAATAACCTGCCTCAATCGGTTGCGGCGATCGCCCAGTCCTTGGATGCGTTGGAGTTGCTCGTAGCCCTGCAGCTCACCGAAGAGCAAAAGCTTGACTTGATCGAAAAACTTAAAGATTTCTTGCTGGCGTTGTTTGGTGCAATGGATGCCGTGGGAGAGAAAAAGAACAAGGATGTTCATCGGAAGCTGATCGAAGCGATGGCTTTGAATGGGGACGATTACTCATGGGAGGATCGCTTTTCCAAGTTCAAGGAGTTGCTCGACGGCGCCGTTTTGCAGCCGAAAATCTATGCACACCCGAATCGGAAAGCTTTTATGGGGCCGCTCATGCGTCGTGCGGAGTTGGTGATGGCTGACTATGAAGAATGGATCGTGAGGGGTGGTAGCCGACTCGCCGCAGGCTAG